A section of the Eublepharis macularius isolate TG4126 chromosome 1, MPM_Emac_v1.0, whole genome shotgun sequence genome encodes:
- the LOC129331472 gene encoding uncharacterized protein LOC129331472 isoform X1: protein MSSTHFKNRTIYRRLSTVLHRHGFPRSPEQCRTKFKKLKSDFLGSLEAWQGIPRASGCVWRHSAMMRLWEAAGRPRWEDRCFEGTSPDNMFAGEARKGDKTPCRELSMHGATLDDAHQTGILEAIRKNLFGKGANTETAIPTAASEHGNEVQEGPIYIDSSSTPEEEDCRNMLNRAGPSGIAYSNQQRSTSGAVGEGTPVKAEKESCGTQTIAEASLGEVSVFANLEAIKKSCLETMRKFNKRQCTIEKKNRQHQRNIANLKRRLLSLEKELGRLRDDLKKKTMEKNESTRHMQVTTMVLWRTGRWTSVRTIFFF from the exons ATGTCGAGCACTCATTTCAAGAACAGGACGATCTACCGTCGTCTGTCCACTGTCCTTCATCGCCACGGCTTCCCGAGGTCCCCTGAACAATGCCGCACCAAGTTCAAAAAATTGAAAAGCGACTTCCTGGGGtctctggaggcctggcagggAATCCCTAGAGCGAGCGGATGTGTTTGGCGCCATTCTGCGATGATGCGTCTATGGGAGGCTGCAGGCCGACCAAGATGGGAGGACAGATGCTTCGAAG GAACTTCACCAGATAACATGTTTGCTGGAGAAGCTAGAAAGGGGGATAAGACACCATGCAGGGAACTGAGCATGCATGGAGCAACGTTGGATGATGCACACCAGACAGGGATTCTGGAGGCCATCAGGAAAAACCTTTTTGGGAAGG GAGCAAATACAGAAACAGCCATCCCGACCGCAGCATCCGAGCATGGAAACGAGGTACAGGAGGGTCCCATTTATATTGACTCATCATCGACCCCAGAGGAGGAGGATTGTCGAAACATGTTGAACAGGGCAGGACCTTCGGGGATCGCCTATAGTAATCAACAGCGATCAACCTCAG GTGCAGTGGGTGAGGGAACACCTGTCAAGGCAGAGAAAGAATCGTGTGGAACACAGACCATAGCAGAAGCATCACTGGGAGAAGTCTCCGTATTTGCTAATCTTGAGGCAATTAAGAAAAGCTGCTTGGAGACAA TGAGAAAATTCAACAAAAGACAATGCACCATCGAGAAAAAGAACCGGCAACATCAAAGAAATATTGCTAACCTGAAAAGAAGACTTTTATCATTGGAGAAGGAGCTCGGGAGGCTGAGGGAtgacttgaaaaaaaaaacaatggagaAGAATGAGAGTACAAGACACATGCAGGTCACCACCATGGTTTTATGGAGAACTGGAAGGTGGACTTCCGTtaggacaattttttttttttag
- the LOC129331472 gene encoding uncharacterized protein LOC129331472 isoform X2, translating to MSSTHFKNRTIYRRLSTVLHRHGFPRSPEQCRTKFKKLKSDFLGSLEAWQGIPRASGCVWRHSAMMRLWEAAGRPRWEDRCFEGANTETAIPTAASEHGNEVQEGPIYIDSSSTPEEEDCRNMLNRAGPSGIAYSNQQRSTSGAVGEGTPVKAEKESCGTQTIAEASLGEVSVFANLEAIKKSCLETMRKFNKRQCTIEKKNRQHQRNIANLKRRLLSLEKELGRLRDDLKKKTMEKNESTRHMQVTTMVLWRTGRWTSVRTIFFF from the exons ATGTCGAGCACTCATTTCAAGAACAGGACGATCTACCGTCGTCTGTCCACTGTCCTTCATCGCCACGGCTTCCCGAGGTCCCCTGAACAATGCCGCACCAAGTTCAAAAAATTGAAAAGCGACTTCCTGGGGtctctggaggcctggcagggAATCCCTAGAGCGAGCGGATGTGTTTGGCGCCATTCTGCGATGATGCGTCTATGGGAGGCTGCAGGCCGACCAAGATGGGAGGACAGATGCTTCGAAG GAGCAAATACAGAAACAGCCATCCCGACCGCAGCATCCGAGCATGGAAACGAGGTACAGGAGGGTCCCATTTATATTGACTCATCATCGACCCCAGAGGAGGAGGATTGTCGAAACATGTTGAACAGGGCAGGACCTTCGGGGATCGCCTATAGTAATCAACAGCGATCAACCTCAG GTGCAGTGGGTGAGGGAACACCTGTCAAGGCAGAGAAAGAATCGTGTGGAACACAGACCATAGCAGAAGCATCACTGGGAGAAGTCTCCGTATTTGCTAATCTTGAGGCAATTAAGAAAAGCTGCTTGGAGACAA TGAGAAAATTCAACAAAAGACAATGCACCATCGAGAAAAAGAACCGGCAACATCAAAGAAATATTGCTAACCTGAAAAGAAGACTTTTATCATTGGAGAAGGAGCTCGGGAGGCTGAGGGAtgacttgaaaaaaaaaacaatggagaAGAATGAGAGTACAAGACACATGCAGGTCACCACCATGGTTTTATGGAGAACTGGAAGGTGGACTTCCGTtaggacaattttttttttttag